A single genomic interval of Spinacia oleracea cultivar Varoflay chromosome 6, BTI_SOV_V1, whole genome shotgun sequence harbors:
- the LOC110777662 gene encoding uncharacterized protein, whose translation MIFVEGVEFSIMKRTERKWMYDRLNGRNIKPEFLNGVTEFIEFCKEHPSCGDGDKIRCPCPFCDNRRFYDVETVRLHLYKKGFVRNYYEWVCQGESFGESASRVQTNPYREMVIDALGNNQEHMLNEEVDVVEEEPNGEAKKLINLLKAAEDPLYEGSNLSVLEMASRIESLKCEFNLQHRCVDGFASLMNDAIPNNNQMGRTFNSTKKVLHGLELPHERIHTCPKGCMLFWKADAQLDKCRVCGSDRYRKISRGKLVPAKVMIYFPITPRLQRLYATKNVSEDMTWHAKNPRVQNTFAHPSDSEAWKHLDATFPDFASEPRNVRLGLCTDGFAPHGKFGSQYSCWPVILTPYNLPPSMCMKKPFMFLSLLVPGPQNPKEHLDVYMQPLIEELKQLWEVGAMTYDISSKQNFNLRAAVLWTISDFPAYGMLSGWSTAGKKACPYCMDKSKAFWLEHGGKVSWFDCHRQFLPQGHPFRKNKTAFCKNKVENGMGPHIMSGEELWQCVKDLPKATDGPEALKKLKSAKKGWFKQNILWELPYWKNLLLLHNLDVMHIEKNFFDQLINIVMDVKGSTSDTANARKDMAKYCKRRQLELENGSKTMPKAPFALDKAQKKVLCEWVRDLKFPDGFASNLSRCVNLQSCKLHGMKSHDCHVFMERLLPVSLVEWLPLHVWKAITEISQFFRDLCAPTIKMSDIDRLDKNIAEILCKLEKIFPPAFFNSMEHLPVHLPHEAKVGGPVQYRWMYPFERFLNHLKRKVGNKVRVEASICNAYLMEEISNFCSNYFQPEVDTKARDLGRNVNSVVENQDDVNIPEMFRVDSGRAPTNGRLRYLQDKEYDRAHLYVLANSGILGDYERKFEEHIRQIHPHIAMEDIWSKFEAQYPEWFKSHVLRSFITDDVIRALAMGPS comes from the exons ATGATTTTTGTTGAGGGTGTAGAATTTAGTATCATGAAAAGGACGGAGCGTAAATGGATGTATGATAGACTTAATGGGCGCAATATTAAGCCCGAGTTTCTCAATGGGGTTACAGAGTTCATTGAGTTTTGCAAAGAGCATCCAAGTTGTGGTGACGGTGACAAAATAAGATGCCCATGTCCCTTTTGTGATAACAGACGGTTCTATGATGTTGAAACAGTTAGACTACATCTGTACAAGAAGGGTTTTGTTCGTAATTACTATGAATGGGTATGTCAAGGGGAAAGTTTTGGAGAGTCCGCCTCGCGTGTTCAAACCAATCCATACCGTGAAATGGTTATCGATGCTCTAGGAAATAATCAAGAACATATGTTGAACGAAGAGGTCGATGTAGTTGAAGAAGAGCCAAATGGTGAAGCCAAGAAGCTTATCAACCTTCTAAAGGCAGCTGAAGATCCATTATATGAAGGGAGCAACCTATCTGTGTTGGAGATGGCATCAAGAATTGAAAGTTTGAAATGTGAATTCAACTTACAACACAGGTGTGTGGATGGGTTTGCTTCTTTGATGAATGATGCTATTCCAAATAACAACCAAATGGGTAGAACTTTCAATAGTACAAAGAAGGTTCTTCATGGCTTGGAACTTCCTCACGAGAGGATCCACACATGTCCTAAAGGTTGTATGCTCTTCTGGAAAGCCGATGCACAATTAGATAAATGTAGAGTATGTGGAAGTGATCGATATAGGAAGATTTCTAGAGGCAAGCTTGTACCGGCTAAAGTCATGATCTATTTTCCAATCACACCTAGGTTGCAAAGGTTGTATGCTACCAAGAACGTTTCCGAGGATATGACTTGGCACGCCAAGAATCCTCGAGTTCAAAACACCTTTGCACATCCTAGCGACAGTGAAGCATGGAAGCACTTGGATGCAACCTTTCCTGATTTCGCATCAGAGCCTCGAAATGTTAGGCTTGGTTTGTGCACGGATGGATTTGCCCCCCATGGTAAGTTTGGCTCCCAATATTCATGTTGGCCTGTTATTCTTACACCATACAACTTGCCTCCATCGATGTGTATGAAAAAACCCTTCATGTTCCTTTCTTTGCTCGTTCCCGGTCCTCAAAATCCAAAGGAACACTTGGATGTGTACATGCAACCGCTCATCGAAGAGTTGAAACAGTTATGGGAGGTTGGGGCTATGACTTATGACATATCAAGCAAGCAAAATTTCAACCTCCGCGCAGCCGTTTTGTGGACTATTAGTGATTTCCCTGCATATGGAATGCTATCTGGATGGTCCACTGCCGGAAAGAAGGCATGCCCTTACTGTATGGATAAGTCCAAGGCATTTTGGCTAGAACATGGAGGTAAAGTTTCATGGTTTGATTGCCATCGACAATTTCTTCCACAAGGTCACCCTTTTCGGAAGAATAAAACAGCTTTCTGCAAAAACAAAGTTGAAAATGGCATGGGTCCGCATATAATGAGTGGTGAAGAATTGTGGCAATGTGTGAAGGACTTGCCTAAAGCAACTGATGGTCCCGAGGCTCTTAAGAAGTTGAAGAGTGCCAAAAAGGGATGGTTCAAACAAAATATTCTATGGGAACTCCCATACTGGAAGAATTTGCTTCTCCTGCACAACCTAGATGTCATGCACATTGAAAAGAACTTTTTTGACCAACTCATTAACATTGTGATGGATGTGAAAGGCAGCACCTCGGACACCGCTAATGCAAGAAAAGACATGGCAAAGTATTGTAAACGTCGGCAGTTAGAGCTTGAAAATGGAAGTAAAACCATGCCAAAAGCACCTTTTGCACTTGACAAGGCTCAAAAGAAGGTGTTATGTGAATGGGTTCGAGACTTGAAATTCCCGGATGGATTTGCTTCAAACTTGAGCAGGTGTGTCAATCTCCAATCATGTAAGCTACATGGAATGAAGAGCCACGATTGTCATGTCTTCATGGAGAGGTTACTGCCTGTTTCTTTAGTGGAATGGCTTCCCTTGCATGTTTGGAAGGCAATTACGGAGATCAGTCAATTCTTTCGAGATTTATGCGCTCCCACTATCAAAATGAGTGATATAGATCGCTTGGATAAGAATATAGCTGAGATCTTGTGCAAGCTAGAGAAGATCTTCCCACCAGCATTTTTCAACTCAATGGAACATTTGCCAGTCCATCTTCCACATGAGGCAAAGGTTGGTGGTCCGGTGCAGTACAGGTGGATGTACCCATTTGAAAG GTTTCTTAACCATTTAAAGCGTAAGGTTGGAAATAAGGTACGTGTAGAAGCCTCCATATGCAATGCTTACCTAATGGAGGAGATTTCAAACTTTTGTTCCAACTATTTTCAACCGGAGGTTGACACCAAAGCAAGGGATCTTGGAAGAAACGTCAATTCGGTTGTTGAGAACCAAGATGATGTTAATATCCCCGAGATGTTCAGGGTTGATAGTGGCCGTGCACCTACTAATGGCCGTTTGCGCTACTTGCAAGACAAGGAGTATGATCGAGCACATCTTTATGTGCTTGCAAACAGTGGCATCTTAGGTGATTATGAAAG GAAATTTGAGGAGCATATTCGCCAAATTCATCCACACATAGCTATGGAGGATATTTGGAGTAAATTTGAAGCCCAATACCCTGAATGGTTTAAGTCACAC GTTCTCCGGTCTTTCATAACTGATGATGTGATACGCGCTCTTGCAATGGGCCCCTCTTAA
- the LOC130462924 gene encoding uncharacterized protein yields MNYGVCVQSPEEIDYFGILEEVVEVAYCGKLREYKTILFKCSWMDSMKGMNIHEQYKLVEVNHSKRYPKYDPFVLSYQVSQVYFAHYPSLKRDKDQWWAVFKTKARSVIDAPVDLEFLQEDANEDSSAICAPEEIPDHEDQEDNEDVIDEDDVEADEFETSGDEDDEFETSDDDDVDDEFDDDEFDDDAYDD; encoded by the coding sequence ATGAATTATGGAGTGTGTGTACAAAGTCCCGAAGAAATTGACTACTTTGGCATTTTAGAGGAGGTGGTTGAAGTTGCCTATTGTGGTAAGCTTCGAGAGTACAAGACAATCTTGTTTAAGTGCAGTTGGATGGACTCCATGAAAGGTATGAACATTCACGAACAATACAAACTTGTGGAGGTCAATCATTCTAAGAGGTACCCAAAGTACGACCCGTTTGTATTGTCTTACCAAGTTAGCCAAGTGTACTTTGCTCATTACCCCAGTTTGAAGAGGGATAAAGACCAATGGTGGGCTGTGTTTAAGACTAAGGCAAGGTCAGTGATTGATGCTCCGGTTGACTTAGAATTTCTCCAAGAAGATGCGAATGAGGATTCTTCAGCTATTTGTGCTCCGGAAGAGATTCCAGATCATGAAGATCAAGAAGATAATGAGGACGTGATAGATGAAGACGATGTTGAGGCTGATGAGTTTGAGACAAGTGGCGATGAGGATGATGAGTTTGAGACAAGTGACgatgatgatgttgatgatgagtttgatgatgatgagtttGATGATGATGCATACGACGACTAG
- the LOC130464066 gene encoding jasmonate-induced protein homolog, which translates to MGDSFVITGEEQASLDELIKETENLSEFEDAVVAENEGLDNSNLPHCKYIVVNGVLENKTPKPLNVYEEKIWAGGMLKQFPDPLERIGYFIANGIQPQGVMEAVVYKGMNSDGVECGWLLAFMDSDQNGGMKVYVDCGPIRKFMNIDWNAVETKLMHSGTTAKHYDTETQTSVVANIIRYSCDGKTCKDKVTAIFYG; encoded by the exons ATGGGTGATTCATTCGTGATAACGGGGGAAGAACAAGCCAGTTTAGATGAGCTAATCAAAGAAACAGAGAACTTGTCTGAGTTCGAGGATGCCGTCGTTGCTGAAAATGAAGGGCTTGACAATTCCAATTTGCCTCACTGTAAATATATCGTGGTGAATGGGGTCTTAGAAAATAAGACACCTAAACCCTTGAACGTTTATGAAGAGAAGATATGGGCGGGAGGTATGCTCAAACAATTTCCCGATCCTCTTGAAAGGATAGGTTATTTCATCGCAAATGGAATCCAGCCTCAGGGCGTCATGGAAGCCGTGGTGTATAAAGGAATGAATTCTGATGGTGTTGAATGTGGTTGGCTCCTTGCTTTCATGGATTCCGATCAGAACGGTGGAATGAAG GTTTACGTTGATTGTGGTCCGATAAGAAAATTCATGAACATCGACTGGAACGCCGTTGAAACGAAGCTAATGCATTCCGGCACGACAGCAAAGCATTATGACACGGAGACACAAACCTCAGTGGTTGCGAATATTATTCGCTATTCTTGCGATGGCAAAACTTGCAAAGACAAGGTTACTGCAATCTTCTATGGTTAA
- the LOC130462925 gene encoding uncharacterized protein produces the protein MSGPALMKRTERKWMYDRLDGRNIKPEFLNGVTEFIEFCKEHPSCGDGDKIRCPCPFCDNRRFYDVETVRLHLYKKGFVRNYYEWVCQGESFGESASRVQTNPYREMVIDALGNNQEHMLNEEVDVVEEEPNGEAKKLINLLKAAEDPLYEGSNLSVLEMASRIESLKCEFNLQHRCVDGFASLMNDAIPNNNQMGRTFNSTKKVLHGLELPHERIHTCPKGCMLFWKADAQLDKCRVCGSDRYRKISRGKLVPAKVMIYFPITPRLQRLYATKNVSEDMTWHAKNPRVQNTFAHPSDSEAWKHLDATFPDFASEPRNVRLGLCTDGFAPHGKFGSQYSCWPVILTPYNLPPSMCMKKPFMFLSLLVPGPQNPKEHLDVYMQPLIEELKQLWEVGAMTYDISSKQNFNLRAAVLWTISDFPAYGMLSGWSTAGKKACPYCMDKSKAFWLEHGGKVSWFDCHRQFLPQGHPFRKNKTAFCKNKVENGMGPHIMSGEELWQCVKDLPKATDGPEALKKLKSAKKGWFKQNILWELPYWKNLLLLHNLDVMHIEKNFFDQLIHIVMDVKGSTSDTANARKDMAKYCKRRQLELENGSKTMPKAPFALDKAQKKVLCEWVRDLKFPDGFASNLSRCVNLQSCKLHGMKSHDCHVFMERLLPVSLVEWLPLHVWKAITEISQFFRDLCAPTIKMSDIDRLDKNIAEILCKLEKIFPPAFFNSMEHLPVHLPHEAKVGGPVQYRWMYPFERFLNHLKRKVGNKARVEASICNAYLMEEISNFCSNYFQPEVDTKARDLGRNVNSVVENQDDVNIPEMFRVDSGRAPTNGRLRYLQDKEYDRAHLYVLANSGILGDYERKFEEHIRQIHPHIAMEDIWSKFEAQYPEWFKSHVLRSFITDDVIRALAMGPSKQVRTWSHFYVNGYNFHTHDYGKHKSTMNYGVCVQSPEEIDYFGILEEVVEVAYCGKLREYKTILFKCSWMDSMKGMNIHEQYKLVEVNHSKRYPKYDPFVLSYQVSQVYFAHYPSLKRDKDQWWAVFKTKARSVIDAPVDLEFLQEDANEDSSAICAPEEIPDYEDQEDDEDVIDEDDVEADEFETSGDEDDEFETSDDDDVDDEFDDDEFDDDAYDD, from the exons ATGTCAGGACCGGCCCTGATGAAAAGGACGGAGCGTAAATGGATGTATGATAGACTTGATGGGCGCAATATTAAGCCCGAGTTTCTCAATGGGGTTACAGAGTTCATTGAGTTTTGCAAAGAGCATCCAAGTTGTGGTGACGGTGACAAAATAAGATGCCCATGTCCCTTTTGTGATAACAGACGGTTCTATGATGTTGAAACAGTTAGACTACATCTGTACAAGAAGGGTTTTGTTCGTAATTACTATGAATGGGTATGTCAAGGGGAAAGTTTTGGAGAGTCCGCCTCGCGTGTTCAAACCAATCCATACCGTGAAATGGTTATCGATGCTCTAGGAAATAATCAAGAACATATGTTGAACGAAGAGGTCGATGTAGTTGAAGAAGAGCCAAATGGTGAAGCCAAGAAGCTTATCAACCTTCTAAAGGCAGCTGAAGATCCATTATATGAAGGGAGCAACCTATCTGTGTTGGAGATGGCATCAAGAATTGAAAGTTTGAAATGTGAATTCAACTTACAACACAGGTGTGTGGATGGGTTTGCTTCTTTGATGAATGATGCTATTCCAAATAACAACCAAATGGGTAGAACTTTCAATAGTACAAAGAAGGTTCTTCATGGCTTGGAACTTCCTCACGAGAGGATCCACACATGTCCTAAAGGTTGTATGCTCTTCTGGAAAGCCGATGCACAATTAGATAAATGTAGAGTATGTGGAAGTGATCGATATAGGAAGATTTCTAGAGGCAAGCTTGTACCGGCTAAAGTCATGATCTATTTTCCAATCACACCTAGGTTGCAAAGGTTGTATGCTACCAAGAACGTTTCCGAGGATATGACTTGGCACGCCAAGAATCCTCGAGTTCAAAACACCTTTGCACATCCTAGCGACAGTGAAGCATGGAAGCACTTGGATGCAACCTTTCCTGATTTCGCATCAGAGCCTCGAAATGTTAGGCTTGGTTTGTGCACGGATGGATTTGCCCCCCATGGTAAGTTTGGCTCCCAATATTCATGTTGGCCTGTTATTCTTACACCATACAACTTGCCTCCATCGATGTGTATGAAAAAACCCTTCATGTTCCTTTCTTTGCTCGTTCCCGGTCCTCAAAATCCAAAGGAACACTTGGATGTGTACATGCAACCGCTCATCGAAGAGTTGAAACAGTTATGGGAGGTTGGGGCTATGACTTATGACATATCAAGCAAGCAAAATTTCAACCTCCGCGCAGCCGTTTTGTGGACTATTAGTGATTTCCCTGCATATGGAATGCTATCTGGATGGTCCACTGCCGGAAAGAAGGCATGCCCTTACTGTATGGATAAGTCCAAGGCATTTTGGCTAGAACATGGAGGTAAAGTTTCATGGTTTGATTGCCATCGACAATTTCTTCCACAAGGTCACCCTTTTCGGAAGAATAAAACAGCTTTCTGCAAAAACAAAGTTGAAAATGGCATGGGTCCGCATATAATGAGTGGTGAAGAATTGTGGCAATGTGTGAAGGACTTGCCTAAAGCAACTGATGGTCCCGAGGCTCTTAAGAAGTTGAAGAGTGCCAAAAAGGGATGGTTCAAACAAAATATTCTATGGGAACTCCCATACTGGAAGAATTTGCTTCTCCTGCACAACCTAGATGTCATGCACATTGAAAAGAACTTTTTTGACCAACTCATTCACATTGTGATGGATGTGAAAGGCAGCACCTCGGACACCGCTAATGCAAGAAAAGACATGGCAAAGTATTGTAAACGTCGGCAGTTAGAGCTTGAAAATGGAAGTAAAACCATGCCAAAAGCACCTTTTGCACTTGACAAGGCTCAAAAGAAGGTGTTATGTGAATGGGTTCGAGACTTGAAATTCCCGGATGGATTTGCTTCAAACTTGAGCAGGTGTGTCAATCTCCAATCATGTAAGCTACATGGAATGAAGAGCCACGATTGTCATGTCTTCATGGAGAGGTTACTGCCTGTTTCTTTAGTGGAATGGCTTCCCTTGCATGTTTGGAAGGCAATTACGGAGATCAGTCAATTCTTTCGAGATTTATGCGCTCCCACTATCAAAATGAGTGATATAGATCGCTTGGATAAGAATATAGCTGAGATCTTGTGCAAGCTAGAGAAGATCTTCCCACCAGCATTTTTCAACTCAATGGAACATTTGCCAGTCCATCTTCCACATGAGGCAAAGGTTGGTGGTCCGGTGCAGTACAGGTGGATGTACCCATTTGAAAG GTTTCTTAACCATTTAAAGCGTAAGGTTGGAAATAAGGCACGTGTAGAAGCCTCCATATGCAATGCTTACCTAATGGAGGAGATTTCAAACTTTTGTTCCAACTATTTTCAACCGGAGGTTGACACCAAAGCAAGGGATCTTGGAAGAAACGTCAATTCGGTTGTTGAGAACCAAGATGATGTTAATATCCCCGAGATGTTCAGGGTTGATAGTGGCCGTGCACCTACTAATGGCCGTTTGCGCTACTTGCAAGACAAGGAGTATGATCGAGCACATCTTTATGTGCTTGCAAACAGTGGCATCTTAGGTGATTATGAAAG GAAATTTGAGGAGCATATTCGCCAAATTCATCCACACATAGCTATGGAGGATATTTGGAGTAAATTTGAAGCCCAATACCCTGAATGGTTTAAGTCACAC GTTCTCCGGTCTTTCATAACTGATGATGTGATACGCGCTCTTGCAATGGGCCCCTCTAAACAAGTGAGAACATGGAGTCATTTCTATGTGAATGGATATAATTTTCACACGCATGACTATGGAAAACACAAGTCAACTATGAATTATGGAGTGTGTGTACAAAGTCCCGAAGAAATTGACTACTTTGGCATTTTAGAGGAGGTGGTTGAAGTTGCCTATTGTGGTAAGCTTCGAGAGTACAAGACCATCTTGTTTAAGTGCAGTTGGATGGACTCCATGAAAGGTATGAACATTCACGAACAATACAAACTTGTGGAGGTCAATCATTCTAAGAGGTACCCAAAGTACGACCCGTTTGTATTGTCTTACCAAGTTAGCCAAGTGTACTTTGCTCATTACCCCAGTTTGAAGAGGGATAAAGACCAATGGTGGGCTGTGTTTAAGACTAAGGCAAGGTCAGTGATTGATGCTCCGGTTGACTTAGAATTTCTCCAAGAAGATGCGAATGAGGATTCTTCAGCTATTTGTGCTCCGGAAGAGATTCCAGATTATGAAGATCAAGAAGATGATGAGGACGTGATAGATGAAGACGATGTTGAGGCTGATGAGTTTGAGACAAGTGGCGATGAGGATGATGAGTTTGAGACAAGTGACgatgatgatgttgatgatgagtttgatgatgatgagtttGATGATGATGCATACGACGACTAG